A stretch of the Methylobacterium oryzae genome encodes the following:
- a CDS encoding MucR family transcriptional regulator, whose protein sequence is MTAHLVSAYVRRNNVPVSDLATLIASAADALIGLTNSDTPAAPAASKTTPAQIRASITHEALISFEDGKRYKTLKRHLTACGLTPETYRAKWGLPRDYPMVAPGYSERRSAIAMSLQLRNGYHPGTRKTGASRA, encoded by the coding sequence ATGACCGCCCATCTCGTGAGTGCCTACGTAAGGCGCAACAACGTGCCGGTCTCAGACTTGGCTACGCTGATCGCGAGTGCCGCCGATGCTCTCATCGGCCTCACGAACTCCGATACACCCGCCGCTCCGGCGGCGAGCAAGACGACGCCAGCCCAGATCCGCGCCTCCATCACGCACGAGGCGCTGATCAGCTTCGAGGATGGCAAGCGTTACAAGACGCTCAAGCGGCACCTGACCGCCTGTGGGCTGACCCCGGAGACATACCGGGCGAAGTGGGGCCTTCCACGCGACTACCCGATGGTCGCCCCTGGATACTCCGAGCGGCGTTCGGCCATCGCCATGAGCCTGCAGCTCCGCAACGGCTACCATCCCGGTACTCGAAAGACGGGGGCATCGCGAGCGTAG
- a CDS encoding recombinase family protein gives MFVGYARVSTQDQNLDLQRDALTKAGCERLFEEKKSGKAGTKRPAFEAALAFLRPEDVLVVWKLDRLGRSLVEMMRTIDGLRVKEIHFRSLTEQFDSATAHGRFALQMHGAMAEYFLDLNRERTMEGLKAALARGRKGGRPKKLKEADLEAARAMLAAGTISVAEIAKRLGVNRDTFYSYFPRARANARSDKG, from the coding sequence ATGTTCGTCGGTTATGCCCGCGTCTCCACCCAGGATCAGAACCTCGACCTCCAGCGCGACGCGTTGACGAAGGCCGGCTGCGAGCGCCTTTTCGAGGAGAAGAAGTCCGGCAAGGCTGGCACCAAGCGCCCCGCCTTCGAGGCGGCGCTGGCCTTCCTGCGTCCCGAGGACGTGCTCGTGGTCTGGAAGCTCGATCGCCTCGGCCGCTCGCTGGTCGAGATGATGCGCACCATCGATGGCCTGCGCGTCAAGGAGATCCACTTCCGCTCGCTCACTGAGCAGTTCGACAGCGCCACCGCCCACGGCCGCTTCGCTCTGCAGATGCACGGCGCCATGGCCGAGTACTTCCTCGACCTCAATCGCGAGCGGACCATGGAGGGCCTGAAGGCCGCGCTCGCTCGTGGCCGCAAGGGCGGCAGGCCGAAGAAGCTCAAGGAGGCCGACCTCGAAGCGGCCCGGGCGATGCTGGCCGCCGGCACGATCAGTGTCGCCGAGATCGCCAAGCGGCTCGGCGTCAACCGCGACACCTTCTACAGCTACTTCCCCCGCGCCCGCGCCAATGCGCGCTCGGACAAGGGGTGA
- a CDS encoding phosphatase PAP2 family protein yields MAAITAVSMKIAGLSFDCFSAAKLAIVCALMQSLAYFYQVKRPDENLSITLSLIAKLIAFSAMATLLSYAVAATDRPTWDQTFLLWDQTLGLNWFAYLNFMQSHPILTTICRAAYQSVIIQTFVAVGVLGLSGNLKRAEEFVLSYAIAGLIAIAASGLMPAIAMFIHIGSDDAFTQLVDAPFVATIKSLRDGSLTNITLEQMDGVITFPSFHTALGVIFGYSFWVLPKWRWIGVAINVLLIAGTPINGGHYFVDILAGVVAGTVAIWISRLATATRSPPRHLAEISGPLGLQAPPIGSA; encoded by the coding sequence ATGGCCGCGATCACCGCTGTCTCTATGAAAATCGCTGGCCTTAGTTTTGATTGTTTCAGTGCCGCCAAGCTGGCAATTGTTTGCGCATTAATGCAATCACTGGCTTATTTTTATCAAGTCAAGCGCCCCGATGAAAATTTATCGATAACACTTAGTCTGATTGCAAAGCTTATCGCCTTTTCCGCGATGGCTACGTTGCTATCCTATGCTGTCGCAGCGACCGACCGACCGACATGGGATCAAACTTTTCTTTTATGGGATCAAACACTAGGGCTCAATTGGTTCGCCTATCTAAATTTTATGCAGTCCCATCCCATTCTGACAACAATTTGCCGCGCCGCTTACCAAAGCGTGATAATCCAAACTTTCGTCGCGGTTGGAGTTCTTGGCTTAAGCGGCAATCTGAAGAGAGCGGAAGAATTTGTGCTTTCTTATGCCATCGCCGGCCTGATCGCCATCGCTGCATCCGGCCTAATGCCGGCTATCGCAATGTTCATCCATATCGGATCTGACGATGCATTTACGCAGCTCGTAGACGCTCCGTTCGTCGCGACAATCAAATCTCTTCGCGATGGCTCTCTTACTAATATTACCCTAGAGCAGATGGATGGAGTTATTACTTTTCCGAGCTTCCATACAGCGCTAGGCGTGATCTTTGGTTATTCATTTTGGGTATTACCCAAATGGAGATGGATTGGAGTTGCTATCAATGTACTTCTAATCGCAGGAACGCCGATAAATGGCGGCCACTATTTTGTGGACATTTTAGCAGGTGTTGTAGCAGGTACTGTCGCAATTTGGATATCTCGACTAGCAACAGCTACTCGATCACCCCCACGGCATCTTGCCGAAATTTCAGGGCCACTTGGCTTGCAAGCACCGCCGATCGGAAGCGCCTAA
- a CDS encoding phosphatase PAP2 family protein translates to MVGVEVEHTRAIRVVSLSPFTAALCLAGAWLVEGLSLHFEFKTQATDPSAVLMLIALCIALRFPPMLRKRPWLTLPFDLFAVIFIILDFTLILPWQAQAFALPLVDGAVRAFDLSLGFNHVTWMVWLNQHPSITAAFRFIYNSMIPQAVLIISLCLATGRIRHLDRYLCAFALAIILTSAISILMPTHGIVADLDPTLRTTPAWPFAATDVATYDALRSGTLRDLIGVPKLGIVSFPSFHAASAVLAAWAFWTWPPTRYPAAALNVIVSIATVGCGGHYIADVLVGILVAVCSIILAVRGSDLGYIFLDRAARLFRKVALGSSGTPETA, encoded by the coding sequence ATGGTAGGCGTCGAAGTGGAGCACACGAGGGCGATCCGCGTTGTTTCGCTTTCACCGTTTACGGCAGCGCTCTGTCTTGCAGGGGCTTGGTTGGTCGAAGGCCTGTCCCTCCATTTTGAATTCAAGACACAGGCCACGGATCCCAGCGCCGTTCTTATGCTGATCGCCTTGTGCATCGCATTGCGCTTCCCACCAATGCTTCGAAAAAGGCCGTGGCTGACGCTGCCATTCGACCTCTTCGCCGTTATTTTTATAATACTGGATTTTACGCTGATATTACCGTGGCAGGCTCAAGCTTTTGCGCTGCCACTTGTCGACGGCGCGGTTCGCGCTTTTGACTTATCACTCGGCTTCAATCACGTTACGTGGATGGTTTGGCTCAACCAACACCCCAGCATTACGGCAGCTTTTCGTTTTATCTATAACAGCATGATACCGCAGGCAGTTTTGATCATCAGCCTGTGTTTGGCGACGGGACGCATTCGGCATCTCGATCGTTACCTTTGCGCGTTCGCGCTTGCAATTATTTTGACATCGGCAATCAGCATCTTGATGCCGACACATGGCATCGTCGCTGATCTCGATCCAACTCTGCGGACTACACCCGCTTGGCCGTTTGCCGCGACGGATGTAGCGACCTACGATGCTCTACGATCAGGAACACTTCGTGATCTGATTGGGGTTCCGAAGCTGGGCATTGTTTCTTTCCCAAGTTTCCACGCAGCATCGGCTGTCTTGGCGGCATGGGCATTCTGGACTTGGCCGCCCACGCGCTATCCTGCTGCGGCGTTGAACGTGATTGTATCTATCGCCACGGTAGGGTGCGGCGGCCATTACATCGCTGATGTGCTAGTGGGCATCCTAGTCGCTGTCTGCTCGATCATTCTAGCAGTTCGTGGCTCGGACCTCGGCTACATTTTCCTGGACCGGGCAGCGCGACTGTTCCGCAAAGTTGCACTGGGAAGCAGTGGAACGCCAGAGACCGCATGA
- a CDS encoding alpha/beta hydrolase family protein: protein MTLRIISRSLPGLGQAYSPPGEGPFPTVMVLHGSEGAWSGYSYLNAAILAAHGFLAVPFGYSLGGNAWNAGNILDVPLDQTAEALAALHALPISGKVGLYGVSRGAEHALLVTSLMARDEVLGLPDAVAVHAPSDVICGAFIGANWRDSGDPGWQAWDPALRAWTWKGVSDALLPTTPIEIERYAGPLLLTHGANDTMWSADMTRRLAARLWQHGRTPEVHLLPDQDHVPMGDGENAYHHCLIGFLHRALTVAR, encoded by the coding sequence GTGACGCTCAGGATCATCAGCCGCTCGCTCCCCGGCCTGGGGCAGGCCTACAGCCCACCCGGAGAGGGGCCATTCCCCACCGTCATGGTGCTTCACGGCTCCGAAGGCGCTTGGTCTGGCTACAGCTATCTGAACGCCGCTATCCTGGCTGCGCATGGGTTCCTGGCTGTCCCGTTCGGCTACTCGCTGGGGGGCAACGCCTGGAATGCGGGCAACATCCTGGACGTACCGCTCGACCAAACAGCTGAAGCCCTCGCGGCCCTTCATGCCCTGCCGATCTCCGGCAAGGTAGGTCTCTACGGCGTATCCCGAGGCGCGGAGCACGCCCTGCTCGTTACCTCTCTGATGGCGCGGGACGAGGTTCTGGGTCTGCCGGATGCCGTCGCTGTCCATGCTCCCTCGGACGTCATCTGTGGCGCATTCATCGGAGCGAACTGGCGCGATAGCGGAGATCCCGGTTGGCAGGCCTGGGATCCAGCACTGCGTGCCTGGACGTGGAAGGGCGTATCCGACGCATTGTTGCCGACGACGCCGATCGAGATTGAGCGCTACGCCGGGCCGCTGCTCCTCACGCACGGGGCGAACGACACGATGTGGTCGGCTGACATGACCCGGCGCTTGGCGGCGCGTCTGTGGCAGCACGGCCGCACGCCGGAGGTTCACCTCCTGCCCGATCAGGACCACGTCCCGATGGGCGATGGCGAGAATGCCTATCATCACTGCCTGATCGGCTTCCTCCATCGCGCGCTGACGGTTGCCCGATAG
- a CDS encoding beta strand repeat-containing protein encodes MVLDLAGKGINLTSVDGSSAYFDYSGSGFSNQTGWIASGEGLLVLQPDGTSLKSITSQNLLGAVSGDGFSDLAKLDNNGDGKITSADPEFANLRVWVDANQNGALDPGELFSLKDLGITSIDTSGQQTGHVISGNDVVEVGSFQIDGQTQPQAIAEVNFLSSSVVTAFNAPDGFNVDPSAINLPELDGYGRVADLQVAMTLDHDLESKVSALVISAQSTADQNFDKAFENIIQDWAGVSNIDPSSRGAYVDARHLAVVYAFYGIDQNTQTAYQADPNWHNGPQWEALYQDIISELKARFISQVAGNQSNSAQSSNEAYVNPISAFNMIGFDPHSDKISVDFSALVAKIVSLAPSDQSSSTSYFASAFDALGSLRLDLFDGSSQALIAATLQELTHLGVADWVQQQALISLGSSSAIDERDNSGDINVSANSTVILGSNDSNIMSGGNGTYVISPTHGNIVISDGGDGRYLVMQNVKKQDVYLQRQIGSDDLNIIDRSTNKSVLLKGYFGRGDSFGISFSDGLLQTSDVLSVLQTTAGLLVKNNVTSKAGIAGISRALGTLGFQVVLVGDSDTATAAADANSYILVGKGNDQINIGSMDSNETSGTVLYSSHDGNLEIDAHVYSWNTVANTLQLIDLKPSDVSISRSGNDLLLTVTATGRTITVPGEFNSTNHDGIQSIVFADGTTLTRDQIQAQAAYRAGAGDVTVTSQDGPATLVAGPGNDVLVAGDQDNTGNTTFVYGSGDGNLEIDAHVHSWNTVANTLQLTDLKPSDVAFTRSGSDLLMTVTATGRTITVPGEFNSTNHDGIQSIVFADGTTLTRDQIQAQAAYRAGAGDVTVTSQDGPATLVAGPGNDVLVAGDQDNTGNTTFVYGSGDGNLEIDAHVHSWNTVANTLQLTDLKPSDVAFTRSGSDLLMTVTATGRTITVPGEFNSTNHDGIQSIVFADGTTLTRDQIQAQAAYRAGAGDVTVTSQDGPATLVAGPGNDVLVAGDQDNTGNTTFVYGSGDGNLEIDAHVHSWNTVANTLQLTDLKPSDVAFTRSGSDLLMTVTATGRTITVPGEFNSTNHDGIQSIVFADGTTLTRDQIQAQAAYRAGAGDVTVTSQDGPATLVAGPGNDVLVAGDQDNTGNTTFVYGSGDGNLEIDAHVHSWNTVANTLQLTDLKPSDVAFTRSGSDLLMTVTATGRTITVPGEFNSTNHDGIQSIVFADGTTLTRDQIQAQAAYRAGAGDVTVTSQDGPATLVAGPGNDVLVAGDQDNTGNTTFVYGSGDGNLEIDAHVHSWNTVANTLQLTDLKPSDVAFTRSGSDLLMTVTATGRTITVPGEFNSTNHDGIQSIVFADGTKWDQASILSNAWLHGADGNDSVTMPDDGATIQLGKGDKSIFLSGNGADVIRFAKGDGHDVIDNPGSGYTRDDTLVLSDTNPNEVVLTQDGDSLLITITKTGDTVRSRWQFWANSTQYGINRITFADGTTINREQIQTAIAAGGTVPASSSAQTHSTSASNSTTGLTSSASNSTTGSTSSASGSTTGSTSSASGSTTGSTSSASGSTTGSTSSASDSTTGSTSSASGSITGSTSSSNSTVTGAAGAASNAYDTHDSSNLVYDLGPGNYTVNAFHDDRLTVEWAATDGNQTFTIESSNYSNDAKAVLSGLNAADVILTRGGSNNEDLIVTNRSTGAVLTFTNQLQDSQHGVSAIQFADGTTWDQSAITSHVSLTLTGTANATTLIGGAGDDVLIAGGGNDTLTGGGGSNLFIFGPASGQDTITDFKPSGTGHDLLQFDHTIFADASSALAAASQVGSDVVITESATDKVIMKNTDLSSLTKSDFRIV; translated from the coding sequence TTGGTTCTTGATCTCGCAGGAAAAGGAATCAACTTAACTTCGGTTGATGGCTCCAGTGCCTATTTTGATTATTCTGGGTCTGGATTTAGCAATCAAACTGGATGGATTGCATCGGGCGAAGGTCTTCTTGTTCTTCAGCCAGACGGAACCTCTCTGAAATCTATTACATCACAAAATTTACTTGGTGCTGTCAGCGGCGATGGTTTCTCTGATTTAGCTAAACTAGATAACAATGGTGATGGAAAAATCACCTCTGCCGATCCAGAATTTGCAAATTTACGTGTTTGGGTCGACGCAAATCAGAATGGCGCACTAGATCCAGGAGAATTATTTTCGCTTAAAGATTTGGGGATCACCTCAATCGACACATCAGGGCAGCAAACTGGGCATGTTATTTCTGGCAACGATGTTGTAGAAGTAGGATCTTTTCAAATCGATGGCCAAACACAACCCCAGGCCATTGCTGAGGTGAATTTTCTCTCAAGTTCGGTTGTGACCGCTTTCAATGCGCCAGATGGCTTCAATGTTGATCCGTCTGCGATAAATTTACCAGAACTAGATGGCTATGGACGAGTTGCCGATTTGCAGGTTGCAATGACACTCGACCATGATCTTGAGTCAAAAGTCTCAGCATTAGTTATTTCCGCTCAGTCAACGGCGGACCAAAACTTTGACAAAGCATTTGAGAATATAATCCAAGATTGGGCGGGTGTATCTAACATAGACCCATCGAGTCGAGGCGCATACGTCGATGCTCGACATTTAGCAGTGGTGTATGCATTTTATGGAATTGATCAGAATACACAAACTGCTTATCAAGCCGACCCGAACTGGCACAATGGGCCGCAGTGGGAAGCTCTGTATCAAGATATTATAAGCGAGCTTAAGGCAAGATTTATCAGTCAGGTTGCGGGCAATCAATCCAATTCAGCCCAATCCTCAAATGAAGCATATGTAAATCCGATCTCAGCTTTTAATATGATAGGTTTTGACCCCCATTCCGATAAGATTTCTGTTGATTTTTCGGCGTTAGTAGCAAAAATTGTATCTCTTGCTCCATCTGATCAATCTTCATCGACATCTTATTTTGCTTCCGCCTTTGACGCTCTAGGAAGTCTTAGACTTGATCTTTTTGACGGATCATCTCAGGCGCTAATTGCGGCCACATTGCAAGAGCTAACCCACCTCGGGGTTGCGGATTGGGTACAGCAGCAAGCACTGATCAGTTTAGGTTCTAGCTCTGCAATTGATGAACGCGACAATTCAGGTGACATCAATGTTTCTGCAAATTCCACTGTTATACTTGGTTCTAATGATTCAAATATTATGAGCGGTGGCAATGGGACATATGTTATAAGCCCCACCCATGGAAACATCGTCATTTCCGATGGGGGTGACGGTAGATACCTTGTAATGCAAAACGTAAAGAAACAGGATGTTTATTTACAAAGGCAAATCGGGTCCGATGATTTGAATATAATCGACAGATCCACAAATAAGTCTGTTCTGCTTAAGGGCTACTTTGGCCGCGGCGATTCGTTCGGTATAAGTTTCAGCGACGGGTTATTACAAACAAGCGACGTATTATCTGTTCTACAGACAACAGCTGGTTTGCTTGTAAAAAATAATGTGACCAGCAAGGCAGGTATTGCAGGTATTTCCCGGGCACTTGGAACGCTTGGATTTCAGGTTGTGCTCGTAGGTGACTCGGATACAGCCACAGCAGCTGCTGACGCAAATTCCTACATACTTGTGGGAAAAGGCAATGATCAGATAAATATTGGTTCAATGGATTCAAACGAGACGTCAGGGACAGTCCTTTATAGCTCTCACGACGGCAACCTGGAGATCGACGCCCACGTATACAGCTGGAACACGGTGGCCAACACCCTGCAGCTGATTGACCTCAAGCCATCAGATGTCTCCATCTCTCGCTCCGGCAATGACCTCCTGCTGACGGTCACGGCCACCGGCCGGACCATCACGGTGCCGGGTGAGTTCAACTCGACCAACCACGACGGCATCCAGTCGATCGTGTTCGCCGACGGCACCACGCTGACCCGCGATCAGATCCAGGCTCAGGCCGCCTACCGGGCCGGGGCCGGCGACGTCACCGTCACCTCCCAGGATGGCCCCGCTACCCTGGTGGCCGGGCCCGGCAACGACGTGCTCGTGGCCGGCGATCAGGACAACACCGGCAACACCACGTTCGTGTACGGCTCCGGCGACGGCAACCTGGAGATCGATGCCCACGTCCACAGCTGGAACACGGTGGCCAACACCCTGCAGCTCACCGACCTCAAGCCCTCGGACGTCGCCTTCACCCGCTCCGGCAGCGATCTGCTGATGACGGTCACGGCCACCGGCCGGACCATCACGGTGCCGGGTGAGTTCAACTCGACCAACCACGACGGCATCCAGTCGATCGTGTTCGCCGACGGCACCACGCTGACCCGCGATCAGATCCAGGCTCAGGCCGCCTACCGGGCCGGGGCCGGCGACGTCACCGTCACCTCCCAGGATGGCCCCGCTACCCTGGTGGCCGGGCCCGGCAACGACGTGCTCGTGGCCGGCGATCAGGACAACACCGGCAACACCACGTTCGTGTACGGCTCCGGCGACGGCAACCTGGAGATCGATGCCCACGTCCACAGCTGGAACACGGTGGCCAACACCCTGCAGCTCACCGACCTCAAGCCCTCGGACGTCGCCTTCACCCGCTCCGGCAGCGATCTGCTGATGACGGTCACGGCCACCGGCCGGACCATCACGGTGCCGGGTGAGTTCAACTCGACCAACCACGACGGCATCCAGTCGATCGTGTTCGCCGACGGCACCACGCTGACCCGCGATCAGATCCAGGCTCAGGCCGCCTACCGGGCCGGGGCCGGCGACGTCACCGTCACCTCCCAGGATGGCCCCGCTACCCTGGTGGCCGGGCCCGGCAACGACGTGCTCGTGGCCGGCGATCAGGACAACACCGGCAACACCACGTTCGTGTACGGCTCCGGCGACGGCAACCTGGAGATCGATGCCCACGTCCACAGCTGGAACACGGTGGCCAACACCCTGCAGCTCACCGACCTCAAGCCCTCGGACGTCGCCTTCACCCGCTCCGGCAGCGATCTGCTGATGACGGTCACGGCCACCGGCCGGACCATCACGGTGCCGGGTGAGTTCAACTCGACCAACCACGACGGCATCCAGTCGATCGTGTTCGCCGACGGCACCACGCTGACCCGCGACCAGATCCAGGCTCAGGCCGCCTACCGGGCCGGGGCCGGCGACGTCACCGTCACCTCCCAGGACGGCCCCGCTACCCTGGTGGCCGGGCCCGGCAACGACGTGCTCGTGGCCGGCGATCAGGACAACACCGGCAACACCACGTTCGTGTACGGCTCCGGCGACGGCAACCTGGAGATCGATGCCCACGTCCACAGCTGGAACACGGTGGCCAACACCCTGCAGCTCACCGACCTCAAGCCCTCGGACGTCGCCTTCACCCGCTCCGGCAGCGATCTGCTGATGACGGTCACGGCCACCGGCCGGACCATCACGGTGCCGGGTGAGTTCAACTCGACCAACCACGACGGCATCCAGTCGATCGTGTTCGCCGACGGCACCACGCTGACCCGCGATCAGATCCAGGCTCAGGCCGCCTACCGGGCCGGGGCCGGCGACGTCACCGTCACCTCCCAGGATGGCCCCGCTACCCTGGTGGCCGGGCCCGGCAACGACGTGCTCGTGGCCGGCGATCAGGACAACACCGGCAACACCACGTTCGTGTACGGCTCCGGCGACGGCAACCTGGAGATCGATGCCCACGTCCACAGCTGGAACACGGTGGCCAACACCCTGCAGCTCACCGACCTCAAGCCCTCGGACGTCGCCTTCACCCGCTCCGGCAGCGATCTGCTGATGACGGTCACGGCCACCGGCCGGACCATCACGGTGCCGGGTGAGTTCAACTCGACCAACCACGACGGCATCCAGTCGATCGTGTTCGCCGACGGCACCAAATGGGACCAAGCGAGCATTCTCTCGAACGCTTGGCTGCATGGTGCCGACGGGAACGACAGCGTCACCATGCCGGACGATGGAGCGACTATTCAGCTAGGAAAAGGAGACAAATCGATCTTCCTAAGCGGAAATGGTGCCGACGTAATTCGCTTCGCAAAGGGCGACGGGCACGATGTAATCGACAACCCGGGATCTGGATACACTAGAGACGACACGCTGGTATTATCTGACACAAATCCGAACGAGGTTGTTCTTACTCAGGATGGCGACTCTCTGCTCATCACGATAACCAAAACCGGCGATACAGTTCGATCTAGGTGGCAATTTTGGGCGAATAGCACACAATATGGCATAAATCGCATCACGTTTGCCGACGGTACCACTATCAACCGCGAACAGATCCAAACAGCTATCGCTGCCGGAGGCACCGTCCCTGCATCAAGTAGTGCACAGACGCATTCCACGTCCGCGAGCAACTCGACCACAGGTTTGACCTCCTCCGCGAGCAACTCGACCACGGGCTCGACCTCCTCCGCAAGCGGCTCGACCACAGGTTCGACCTCCTCCGCGAGCGGCTCGACCACGGGTTCGACCTCCTCCGCGAGCGGCTCGACCACAGGTTCGACCTCCTCCGCGAGCGACTCGACCACAGGTTCGACCTCCTCCGCGAGCGGCTCGATCACAGGTTCGACTTCTTCATCAAACAGCACGGTGACGGGTGCAGCAGGCGCAGCGAGCAATGCCTACGACACCCACGACAGCTCCAACCTAGTCTACGATCTCGGACCGGGTAACTATACGGTCAACGCCTTTCATGACGATCGGCTTACCGTTGAGTGGGCAGCCACCGATGGAAATCAAACCTTCACAATCGAGTCCAGCAATTATAGCAACGACGCTAAAGCCGTCCTCTCTGGCTTGAACGCCGCAGATGTAATTCTAACCCGTGGCGGATCCAATAATGAAGATCTAATTGTCACCAATCGATCGACGGGTGCCGTACTGACTTTCACAAACCAGCTCCAAGACTCTCAACACGGTGTCAGCGCAATCCAATTCGCGGACGGAACTACGTGGGATCAATCGGCTATCACGTCGCATGTGTCACTCACGTTGACCGGAACAGCGAACGCAACAACGCTAATCGGAGGTGCCGGCGATGATGTTCTTATTGCCGGCGGAGGGAATGACACCCTAACCGGAGGGGGTGGATCAAATCTGTTCATCTTTGGCCCCGCGTCCGGACAAGACACAATCACCGACTTCAAGCCGTCCGGCACCGGACACGATTTGTTGCAATTTGATCACACGATCTTCGCGGACGCATCCTCTGCTCTGGCAGCAGCCTCGCAGGTCGGTTCTGATGTGGTGATCACAGAGTCGGCCACGGACAAAGTCATTATGAAAAACACGGACCTTTCATCGCTCACCAAGAGCGATTTCCGTATCGTTTGA